Proteins from a single region of Allocatelliglobosispora scoriae:
- a CDS encoding BlaI/MecI/CopY family transcriptional regulator, translating to MSTSPPPADADPGGRRRSGQLESQIVTVLIEAGTALTPGEVRDRLEPASLAYSTVVTTLTRLHDKGAVRRERVGRAYRYGAVQDAAGLVAERMSRILAAESDHTSVLRRFVGGLDRRDEEILRDLLREQPES from the coding sequence ATGAGCACCTCACCGCCACCCGCCGATGCCGATCCGGGCGGTCGGCGACGCTCCGGTCAGCTCGAATCCCAGATCGTCACCGTCCTCATCGAGGCGGGGACGGCGCTGACCCCCGGCGAGGTACGCGACCGGCTGGAACCCGCGTCCCTCGCCTACAGCACCGTGGTGACCACGCTGACCCGCCTGCACGACAAGGGCGCCGTACGCCGCGAGCGCGTCGGGCGGGCCTACCGCTACGGCGCGGTGCAGGACGCGGCCGGTCTCGTCGCGGAGCGGATGTCGCGGATCCTGGCCGCGGAGTCCGACCACACGTCGGTGCTGCGCCGCTTCGTCGGCGGTCTCGACCGGCGTGACGAGGAGATCCTGCGCGATCTGCTGCGCGAGCAACCCGAGTCATAG
- a CDS encoding M56 family metallopeptidase, whose product MFDHFVWSVLVVPPLIVVAVRLVADRLRPATAAVVVAWSAAVAAVASLFNLALLTAKAIAQTPAVAAAFGLSPHLVAHDTAHVAWVPPVSAGLLVASVSSVLWSRHRRRRVLAAAAELLPGGGGPVVEIHDARAQAFAVPGDPGRIVVTTGMRGLLTGPQFEALLAHEHAHLDGRHHRLVALADFAASAHPALRWVARHVGYLVERAADERAAETVGSRRTVAHAIGVAALAGHAPVSAGLNAASSGGVTPRRVTHLLQPRRLAPPAWRLLPVLLAAASVVWTGEAAIDLVQLLTAARLV is encoded by the coding sequence ATGTTCGATCACTTCGTCTGGTCGGTACTCGTGGTCCCGCCGCTGATCGTGGTCGCGGTCCGGCTCGTCGCCGACCGCCTGCGCCCGGCCACCGCCGCCGTCGTCGTGGCCTGGTCCGCAGCCGTCGCCGCCGTCGCCAGCCTGTTCAACCTGGCGCTGCTCACCGCCAAGGCGATCGCGCAGACGCCCGCGGTCGCCGCCGCGTTCGGCCTGTCGCCGCACCTCGTCGCCCACGACACCGCCCACGTCGCCTGGGTGCCGCCGGTCAGCGCCGGGCTGCTCGTCGCCTCCGTGTCGTCGGTGCTCTGGAGCCGGCACCGGCGCCGCCGCGTCCTCGCCGCGGCCGCGGAGCTGCTCCCGGGTGGCGGCGGCCCGGTCGTCGAGATCCACGATGCCCGCGCGCAGGCCTTCGCCGTCCCCGGCGATCCCGGCCGGATCGTCGTCACCACCGGGATGCGCGGGCTGCTCACCGGGCCGCAGTTCGAGGCGCTGCTCGCTCACGAGCACGCCCACCTCGACGGCCGCCATCATCGGCTCGTCGCGCTCGCCGACTTCGCCGCATCGGCCCACCCCGCACTGCGCTGGGTCGCCCGGCACGTCGGCTACCTGGTGGAGCGGGCCGCCGACGAGCGCGCGGCCGAGACGGTCGGCAGTCGGCGTACGGTCGCGCACGCCATCGGGGTCGCCGCCCTCGCCGGGCACGCCCCCGTCTCGGCCGGGCTGAACGCCGCCTCGTCCGGCGGGGTCACGCCGCGCCGGGTCACCCACCTGCTGCAGCCGCGCCGCCTCGCCCCGCCCGCCTGGCGGCTCCTGCCGGTGCTGCTCGCCGCCGCGTCGGTCGTCTGGACCGGCGAGGCCGCCATCGACCTGGTCCAGCTCCTCACCGCCGCCCGCCTGGTCTGA
- a CDS encoding ATP-binding protein, with amino-acid sequence MPSTPVPGSLPPLAESLVRLRRAARLSQRALAERTGLSERAIRDLEKGVTTRPHAWSLRAIADALGLDDRARQALLDAAAERPPAVPQPFEDGDPMVGRSAELARLADLVQGRRHRLVTLTGAGGMGKSRLAAELAAHLRRVGTEVAFVDLSALDDPALVGEVVAESVRAGGRSRLDPVSRIAAELRGSRLVLVLDGFERLLDAATVVARLVAACPALSVVVTSRLPLRVASEREFRLDPLPVPGPDEPDIAEMPSVRLLLARTRHDFTLTPQNAGAVAAICRAVEGLPLGLELAAARLRVLSPQELLDRLAQPLAVLSGNTRDAPPRHRSLRAAIESSLDVLGGPSRHLFTSLGAFPAGVRLADLEEITARDGTDPGLVLGALADLADASLIRLRAEPGGTRYTLPDAMRELAAEQLALHPDAVTLRGHVSGHYLGRVRAAAQRPDGSGYADLEPDRDNVRAAVTWSRHHHPAVFDLATVDALYRLFELRGRFAEGRATLTALADAAVPARSRALVRAGRLSHHVGDLETARDLGLQAQQAAECDDHEGQALAGMLLGSLAIELDPAQAQPILTQALGAAKAHGEDGLIGRALNNLAAATANTGDLPEAQRLMREALQAKRRAGASDVDTGRTLMNLAELALADGRWLASATHGSEAATVLGRAEDPRLQAYALSIVAVARLRESPSGDTGALVALATRAVELLDRIGEDRSMRGLVRARFSVVLRGAGEVTRAIEELTGAAESLRGGCLPYQVAPVIESHAELIAPADPETAALLLGLATAMRGRTATTPPSPVDRYGSGIALYAGDPASGLLAAAQIMRGEMENTRHRKIVTTLQEL; translated from the coding sequence GTGCCGTCGACACCCGTACCCGGATCGCTGCCGCCGCTGGCGGAGTCGCTGGTGCGGCTGCGGCGGGCGGCCAGGCTGAGCCAGCGGGCCCTCGCCGAGCGCACCGGGCTGAGCGAGCGGGCCATCCGCGACCTGGAGAAAGGCGTCACGACCCGCCCGCACGCCTGGTCGCTGCGGGCGATCGCCGACGCGCTGGGCCTCGACGACCGGGCCCGTCAGGCGCTGCTCGACGCCGCCGCCGAACGCCCCCCGGCAGTGCCCCAGCCGTTCGAGGACGGCGATCCGATGGTGGGACGCTCGGCCGAGCTGGCGCGCCTCGCCGACCTCGTCCAGGGGCGCCGGCACCGCCTGGTCACCCTCACCGGCGCCGGTGGCATGGGCAAGTCGCGGCTCGCCGCCGAGCTCGCGGCACACCTGCGCCGCGTCGGCACCGAGGTCGCGTTCGTCGATCTGTCCGCACTGGACGATCCGGCGCTCGTCGGCGAGGTGGTCGCCGAGTCCGTGCGGGCCGGTGGGCGGTCGCGGCTCGACCCGGTGTCCCGGATCGCCGCCGAGCTGCGCGGGAGCCGCCTGGTGCTCGTCCTGGACGGCTTCGAACGCCTGCTCGACGCCGCCACGGTGGTGGCGCGGCTCGTCGCCGCCTGCCCGGCGCTCAGCGTCGTCGTCACCAGCAGGCTGCCGCTGCGGGTGGCCTCGGAACGCGAATTCCGGCTGGATCCGCTGCCCGTGCCCGGCCCCGACGAGCCCGATATCGCCGAGATGCCGTCGGTGCGGCTGCTCCTCGCGCGGACCCGTCACGATTTCACGCTCACGCCGCAGAACGCGGGCGCGGTCGCGGCGATCTGCCGCGCGGTGGAGGGCCTCCCGCTGGGATTGGAGCTGGCGGCGGCACGGCTGCGGGTGCTCTCCCCGCAGGAGCTGCTGGACCGGCTCGCCCAGCCGCTCGCGGTGCTCAGCGGCAACACCCGCGACGCGCCGCCGCGGCACCGGTCCCTGCGCGCGGCGATCGAGTCCAGCCTCGACGTGCTCGGCGGACCCTCCCGACACCTCTTCACCTCGCTCGGTGCCTTCCCCGCCGGGGTCCGCCTCGCCGACCTGGAGGAGATCACCGCCCGCGACGGCACCGATCCGGGCCTCGTCCTGGGCGCGCTCGCCGATCTCGCCGACGCGAGCCTCATCCGCCTGCGCGCCGAGCCCGGCGGCACCCGCTACACGCTGCCGGACGCGATGCGCGAGCTCGCCGCCGAACAGCTCGCGCTCCACCCCGACGCGGTCACCCTGCGCGGGCACGTCTCCGGTCACTACCTCGGCCGGGTGCGGGCCGCGGCCCAACGCCCGGACGGCTCCGGGTACGCCGACCTCGAACCCGACCGCGACAACGTCCGTGCCGCCGTGACCTGGTCCCGCCACCACCACCCGGCGGTGTTCGACCTGGCCACGGTCGACGCCCTCTACCGCCTCTTCGAGCTGCGGGGCCGGTTCGCCGAGGGCCGTGCCACCCTCACCGCGCTCGCCGATGCCGCCGTTCCGGCCCGGTCCCGGGCGCTCGTGCGGGCCGGGCGGCTCAGCCACCACGTCGGCGACCTGGAGACCGCTCGCGACCTGGGCCTGCAGGCGCAGCAGGCGGCCGAGTGCGACGACCACGAGGGGCAGGCGCTCGCCGGGATGCTGCTCGGCAGCCTCGCGATCGAGCTCGACCCCGCGCAGGCCCAGCCGATCCTCACCCAGGCACTCGGTGCCGCGAAGGCCCACGGTGAGGACGGCCTGATCGGCCGGGCCCTCAACAACCTCGCCGCGGCCACCGCCAACACCGGCGACCTGCCCGAGGCTCAGCGGCTCATGCGGGAGGCGCTCCAGGCGAAACGCCGCGCCGGTGCATCCGATGTGGACACCGGCCGTACCCTGATGAACCTCGCGGAGCTGGCACTCGCCGACGGCCGCTGGCTCGCGTCGGCCACCCACGGCAGTGAGGCGGCGACCGTGCTGGGGCGGGCCGAGGACCCGCGCCTGCAGGCATACGCGCTGTCGATCGTCGCCGTCGCCCGTCTGCGCGAATCGCCGTCGGGCGACACCGGCGCCCTCGTCGCGCTCGCCACCAGGGCGGTCGAGCTGCTGGACCGGATCGGTGAGGACCGGTCGATGCGGGGGCTCGTCCGGGCCCGGTTCAGCGTGGTCCTGCGCGGCGCGGGCGAGGTCACCCGGGCGATCGAGGAGCTCACCGGCGCCGCCGAGTCGCTGCGCGGCGGATGCCTGCCCTACCAGGTCGCGCCCGTCATCGAGTCGCACGCCGAGCTGATCGCCCCCGCCGACCCAGAGACGGCGGCGCTCCTGCTCGGTCTCGCCACCGCGATGCGCGGCCGCACCGCCACCACGCCGCCCTCCCCTGTGGACAGGTATGGAAGCGGGATCGCCCTCTACGCAGGCGATCCCGCTTCCGGTCTGCTCGCCGCCGCGCAGATCATGCGCGGCGAGATGGAGAACACCCGTCACCGCAAGATCGTCACAACTCTTCAAGAGTTGTGA
- a CDS encoding cytochrome P450 family protein produces MELTEAELTARPHELLAELRAAAAAHRFAVGPGMEGWMITGYDDARQALADPRLTKKAFATNSPFPVLVDKAVSQHMLNADPPDHMRLRKLASAAFTARRVDGLRPRVQEITDELLDALAGRETADIIDDFAFPLPFTVICELLGVPQVDRASFRGWSNAIVTSSQADPGAMGDAVTSIAAYSRELIADKRRKPDDALLSALIDATDSGDRLTEDELTSLVFLLLVAGHETTVNLIGNALYLLLQRPETAAALAADATLMPAAIEEVLRFESPVKTSTFRMTEEPVTYGGQTIPAGQIVAISLLSANHDGAVFAEAEAFDPARARTQQNLAFGYGIHYCLGAPLARLEGEIAVGSLLRRFPGMRLEGSLDGLQWRPGILLRGLEHLPVRLS; encoded by the coding sequence ATGGAGCTGACTGAAGCCGAGCTGACCGCGCGCCCGCATGAACTGCTCGCCGAGCTGCGCGCTGCCGCGGCGGCCCACCGGTTCGCAGTCGGCCCCGGCATGGAGGGCTGGATGATCACCGGGTACGACGACGCCCGGCAGGCCCTCGCCGACCCGCGCCTGACCAAGAAGGCCTTCGCGACCAACTCGCCGTTCCCGGTGCTGGTCGACAAGGCGGTCAGCCAGCACATGCTCAACGCCGACCCGCCCGACCACATGCGGCTGCGCAAACTCGCCTCGGCCGCCTTCACCGCCCGCCGCGTCGACGGGCTGCGCCCGAGGGTCCAGGAGATCACCGACGAACTGCTCGATGCGCTCGCCGGTCGGGAGACGGCCGACATCATCGACGACTTCGCCTTCCCGCTGCCGTTCACGGTGATCTGCGAGCTTCTCGGCGTACCGCAGGTGGACCGGGCCAGCTTCCGCGGCTGGTCCAACGCCATCGTCACCAGCAGCCAGGCCGACCCGGGGGCGATGGGCGACGCGGTCACCTCGATCGCGGCCTACTCCCGCGAACTCATCGCCGACAAGCGCCGCAAGCCGGATGATGCCCTGCTCAGCGCCCTCATCGACGCCACCGACAGCGGCGACCGGCTCACCGAGGACGAGCTCACCTCGCTCGTCTTCCTGCTGCTGGTCGCGGGGCACGAGACGACGGTCAACCTCATCGGCAACGCGCTCTACCTCCTGTTGCAGCGCCCCGAGACCGCGGCCGCGCTCGCCGCCGACGCCACGCTCATGCCGGCGGCGATCGAGGAGGTCCTGCGGTTCGAGAGCCCGGTCAAGACCTCCACCTTCCGGATGACCGAGGAGCCGGTGACCTACGGCGGCCAGACCATCCCGGCCGGGCAGATCGTCGCCATCTCGCTGCTCTCGGCGAACCACGACGGCGCGGTCTTCGCCGAAGCGGAGGCCTTCGACCCGGCTCGCGCCAGGACGCAGCAGAACCTCGCCTTCGGCTACGGCATCCACTACTGCCTGGGCGCGCCGCTGGCCCGGCTGGAGGGTGAGATCGCCGTCGGCTCGCTGCTGCGCCGGTTCCCGGGGATGCGGTTGGAGGGGTCGCTCGACGGGCTCCAGTGGCGGCCGGGCATCCTGCTCCGCGGCCTGGAGCACCTGCCGGTCCGGCTCTCCTAG
- a CDS encoding DUF5753 domain-containing protein — protein MTPAAAYATCNCQALPEDDVETANAIRMQRQRVLYEGDRRFVFLLAEQVLYSQVPSASGMVEQLDRMVEVMGLPRVSLGIIPATCGMGAHTQNSFWMFDDTLVQVETLTAGLDITRPEEIESYLVAFERMRQAAALGRNARALIAKARHEFLQQAAME, from the coding sequence ATGACGCCCGCCGCGGCCTACGCCACCTGCAACTGCCAGGCGCTGCCCGAGGACGACGTCGAAACCGCCAACGCCATCAGGATGCAACGGCAGCGCGTGCTGTACGAGGGCGACCGCCGGTTCGTCTTCCTGCTGGCAGAGCAGGTGCTCTATAGCCAGGTTCCATCCGCGAGCGGGATGGTCGAGCAGCTCGATCGCATGGTGGAGGTCATGGGACTGCCGCGCGTATCCCTGGGGATCATCCCGGCGACCTGCGGGATGGGCGCGCACACGCAGAACTCGTTCTGGATGTTCGACGACACACTCGTACAGGTCGAGACGCTGACGGCAGGGCTGGACATCACTCGGCCCGAAGAGATCGAGTCGTATCTGGTGGCCTTCGAGAGAATGCGACAGGCTGCAGCGCTGGGTCGCAACGCGAGAGCGTTGATCGCCAAGGCCAGGCATGAGTTCCTGCAGCAGGCCGCGATGGAGTAG
- a CDS encoding DUF6879 family protein has translation MASLTVAEFEATIRRFDRESVHLEMRDAYGTEVELPHMAAWAAGEPDDLAWLQPWCDDVRDFVAAGKSLRRARVISEPLSDYQRWAYEVSGPIQDAGEDHRWVPRRLVSSIAFPGNDFWMLDHRVVIFHHYAGNGRNIDFTTSTDPHDIELCTTAFEAVWQLGVPHREYKPG, from the coding sequence ATGGCGAGCCTGACCGTAGCCGAGTTCGAGGCGACGATCCGACGCTTCGACCGCGAGTCAGTGCACCTGGAGATGCGCGACGCGTACGGAACCGAGGTCGAACTGCCGCACATGGCTGCCTGGGCTGCAGGCGAGCCCGATGATCTGGCATGGCTGCAGCCGTGGTGCGATGACGTGCGAGATTTCGTCGCTGCGGGCAAGTCGCTGCGGCGTGCCCGCGTCATTTCCGAGCCATTATCGGATTACCAGCGCTGGGCCTATGAAGTCTCCGGGCCGATCCAGGACGCAGGCGAGGACCACCGCTGGGTGCCGCGCCGGCTGGTCTCCTCGATCGCGTTCCCCGGAAACGACTTCTGGATGCTTGATCACCGAGTGGTGATCTTCCATCACTACGCCGGCAACGGCCGCAACATCGACTTCACGACCAGCACGGACCCCCATGACATCGAGCTGTGCACCACAGCGTTCGAGGCCGTATGGCAGCTCGGTGTGCCACACCGCGAGTACAAGCCCGGCTGA
- the uppS gene encoding polyprenyl diphosphate synthase, whose translation MRIVKNAFYRLYARRLRSQLARGPIPRHVAMVMDGNRRWARQQGFDNPSVGHRYGAEHIDDVLDWRAEAGISHVTVFVASTDNLRKRASGEVQFLMDVIERIVAERMSHRTGVWQLHLAGRLDALPDSTRHALKLAQDATSEHDATFHLTVAVGYDGREEVVDALRSLLDHEARRGTALEDLAQRLTADDIAAHLYTSGQPDPDLIIRTSGEQRMSGFLLWQAAYSELYFCDVYWPGFRHVDFLRALRSYAARHRRYGA comes from the coding sequence GTGAGAATCGTCAAGAACGCCTTCTACCGGCTCTATGCCCGGCGGCTCCGGTCGCAGCTCGCCCGGGGTCCCATCCCGCGCCACGTCGCGATGGTGATGGACGGCAACCGCCGATGGGCGCGCCAGCAGGGTTTCGACAACCCCAGCGTCGGCCACCGGTACGGCGCCGAGCACATCGACGACGTGCTGGACTGGCGCGCCGAGGCCGGGATCAGCCACGTGACGGTCTTCGTGGCGTCGACCGACAACCTGCGCAAGCGGGCATCCGGCGAGGTCCAGTTCCTGATGGACGTGATCGAACGCATCGTCGCCGAGCGGATGTCGCACCGCACCGGTGTGTGGCAGCTGCACCTCGCCGGGCGGCTGGACGCCCTGCCCGACTCGACCCGGCACGCGCTGAAGCTCGCCCAGGACGCCACCAGCGAGCACGACGCCACCTTCCACCTCACCGTCGCCGTGGGCTACGACGGCCGCGAGGAGGTCGTCGACGCCCTGCGGTCCCTGCTCGACCACGAAGCCCGGCGGGGCACTGCCCTCGAGGACCTGGCCCAGCGGCTGACCGCCGACGACATCGCGGCGCACCTCTACACCAGCGGCCAGCCCGACCCGGACCTGATCATCCGGACCAGTGGCGAGCAGCGGATGTCCGGCTTCCTGCTGTGGCAGGCGGCGTACTCGGAGCTCTACTTCTGCGACGTCTACTGGCCCGGATTCCGGCACGTCGACTTCCTGCGGGCGCTGCGCTCCTACGCCGCCCGCCATCGCCGCTACGGCGCCTGA
- a CDS encoding peptidoglycan-binding domain-containing protein produces the protein MSTRRNLLAAALATAVPATIGGQAAHAALPSADMEAVVKAAQIDPRRADSAITPGSRDSVLLVEGALQAKGLLSATYVDGHFGTRTIEAYAAYQRSLGYTGLDATGLPGPTSLRLLGDGRFTVARSYTPGSRVSYHGVQLNTRTKAMLVEAERLLGRTLALSQGSYNVGGDPSSAGTHDGGGAFDVVTDGMSSSLRVNVARQLRVVGFAAWVRTPSQGDWPYHVHAIALGDTDQSTAAQHQSGDYYLGLNGLANRNPDDGPVVSPKATWEAYLRAL, from the coding sequence ATGTCCACTCGGAGAAATCTGCTGGCAGCCGCACTCGCCACCGCGGTGCCCGCCACGATCGGCGGGCAGGCCGCCCACGCGGCGCTGCCGTCGGCCGACATGGAGGCGGTGGTCAAGGCGGCGCAGATCGATCCGCGCCGCGCCGACTCGGCCATCACGCCCGGCAGCCGCGACAGCGTGCTGCTGGTGGAGGGCGCGCTGCAGGCGAAGGGGCTGCTGTCGGCGACCTATGTGGACGGCCATTTCGGCACCCGGACGATCGAGGCCTACGCCGCCTACCAGCGGTCGCTCGGCTACACCGGGCTCGACGCCACCGGGTTGCCGGGGCCGACCTCGCTGCGGCTGCTCGGGGACGGGCGCTTCACCGTGGCCCGGTCCTACACGCCGGGGAGCCGGGTCAGTTACCACGGAGTGCAGCTCAACACGCGTACCAAGGCGATGCTCGTGGAGGCCGAGCGGCTGCTCGGCCGGACGCTCGCGCTCAGCCAGGGTTCCTACAACGTCGGCGGCGACCCGAGCTCGGCCGGGACGCACGACGGCGGCGGCGCGTTCGACGTCGTCACCGACGGCATGTCGTCGAGCCTGCGGGTCAACGTCGCGCGGCAGCTGCGGGTCGTGGGCTTCGCAGCGTGGGTACGCACACCGTCGCAGGGCGACTGGCCCTACCACGTGCACGCGATCGCACTCGGCGACACCGATCAGTCGACGGCGGCCCAGCACCAGTCCGGTGACTACTACCTGGGCCTCAACGGTCTCGCCAACCGCAACCCGGACGACGGACCCGTGGTCTCGCCGAAGGCGACCTGGGAGGCATACCTGCGCGCACTGTGA
- a CDS encoding helix-turn-helix domain-containing protein, with product MADIDIGVGERLARRRRERGLTRRAVAELVGRSDEWLRQIENGAARLDSIEVLVRLADILHLPDFRDLIDVPPPRHSAEAADDWTELRAAILDHPIPADPPDSPIIGTTVEELWEVWWHGSNRYSAIRPQLPGVVRRIRRQRLLDTGPDLAAQTVATYHLARSVLGRIGERNLGYLVADRGMQAATHHCAQQIAVAQRNLAMASLQAGEHAEAARHSEAAIRIVRDRAPLDGDDLVALGSLIAILAKARARRIEPVQARSALAELAELAAATGADRQVDKVWFGTCEAELVQMHVELTLGNPDRVIRQGHETTDAAGDYPVNMRFARDALLANAYARRKDDASAVLGLLRIERIAPQELRYDRSIRHTLGMLLRRDRPSVRAEVGRMARIAEII from the coding sequence GTGGCGGACATCGATATCGGCGTGGGTGAGCGGCTGGCCCGGCGCCGACGGGAGCGGGGACTCACCCGACGGGCGGTGGCGGAGCTCGTGGGCCGCAGCGACGAGTGGCTCCGGCAGATCGAGAACGGCGCCGCCCGGCTCGACAGCATCGAGGTGCTGGTCCGGCTCGCCGACATCCTCCACCTGCCGGACTTCCGCGACCTGATCGATGTGCCACCGCCCCGCCACTCGGCCGAGGCGGCCGACGACTGGACCGAGCTGCGCGCCGCCATCCTCGACCACCCCATCCCCGCCGACCCGCCGGACTCTCCCATCATCGGCACCACCGTCGAGGAGCTGTGGGAGGTCTGGTGGCACGGCAGCAACCGCTACTCCGCGATCAGGCCGCAGCTGCCGGGCGTGGTGCGGCGGATCCGACGGCAACGGCTGCTCGACACCGGACCCGACCTCGCCGCGCAGACCGTCGCGACCTACCACCTGGCCAGGTCGGTGCTCGGTCGGATCGGCGAGCGGAACCTCGGCTACCTCGTGGCCGACCGGGGGATGCAGGCGGCGACCCACCACTGCGCGCAGCAGATCGCGGTCGCGCAGCGCAACCTCGCCATGGCCTCGCTACAGGCCGGGGAGCACGCGGAGGCGGCCCGGCACTCGGAGGCTGCGATCCGGATCGTCCGGGACCGCGCGCCGCTCGACGGCGACGATCTCGTGGCGTTGGGCAGCCTGATCGCGATCCTCGCCAAGGCGCGGGCTCGGCGGATCGAACCGGTCCAGGCCCGGTCCGCCCTGGCGGAGCTCGCGGAGCTCGCCGCAGCCACCGGCGCCGACCGGCAGGTCGACAAGGTCTGGTTCGGCACCTGCGAGGCCGAGCTGGTCCAGATGCACGTGGAGCTGACCCTGGGCAATCCCGACCGGGTCATCCGCCAGGGTCACGAGACGACCGACGCGGCGGGCGACTACCCGGTCAACATGCGGTTCGCCCGGGATGCGCTGCTGGCCAACGCCTATGCCCGGCGCAAGGACGACGCGTCGGCGGTGCTGGGACTGCTGCGGATCGAGCGCATCGCGCCGCAGGAGCTCCGCTACGACCGGTCCATCCGCCACACCCTCGGCATGCTGCTGCGCCGCGACCGGCCGTCGGTGCGGGCCGAGGTCGGCCGGATGGCCCGGATCGCGGAGATCATCTGA
- a CDS encoding methylglyoxal synthase → MIHHLALIAHDRYKEVMVDWAVQHRQALARHRLSSTATTGQLIRHATGLDVDLYLSGPQGGDQQIGALIAEGDIGVLIFFWDTLFSHAHEPDVRALLRLAVQANIPLACNVATADYLLASTLLAP, encoded by the coding sequence ATGATCCATCACCTCGCACTGATCGCGCACGACCGGTACAAGGAGGTCATGGTCGATTGGGCGGTCCAGCACCGCCAGGCGCTCGCCCGGCACCGGCTCTCCTCGACCGCCACCACCGGCCAGCTGATCCGGCATGCCACCGGGCTCGACGTCGACCTCTACCTCTCCGGCCCGCAGGGCGGCGACCAGCAGATCGGCGCCCTGATCGCCGAGGGCGACATCGGCGTCCTGATCTTCTTCTGGGACACCCTCTTCTCCCACGCCCACGAGCCTGATGTCCGCGCCCTGCTGCGGCTCGCCGTGCAGGCGAACATCCCGCTCGCGTGCAACGTCGCCACCGCGGATTACCTGCTCGCCTCGACCCTGCTCGCACCGTAG
- a CDS encoding FAD-dependent oxidoreductase encodes MNPYPVIVVGAGPVGLAAAAHLAERELSFLVLEAGDRPAAAVAEWGHVRLFSPWRYNTDSAAARLLAATAWTAPDPERLPTGDELITGYLRPLAGLPAIAPHIRYGARVAAVTRQGFDRVRTAGRDEAPFLVRLTSGEELLARAVVDASGTWTAPNHLGASGIPAIGEAATDRIAHALPDVLGADRDRHAGRHTLVVGSGHSAATTLLALAELAEQAPATTITWAIRAGGAARTYGGGDADALPARGKIGSRLRDHVDTGRVRLVTGFFTHRVTTTGDGVAVVSRDPYGTEQTLTADIVVNATGFRPDHSITTELRLDLDPTMGATRALAPLIDPNRHSCGTVPPHGVDELAHPEPGYFAIGVKSYGRAPTFLLATGYEQARSVVAALAGDWAAARDVRLELPATGVCSTSEPSTPGAVGRGLATGVSGGLLTLPLAGGDCCASRS; translated from the coding sequence GTGAACCCGTACCCCGTGATCGTCGTCGGCGCCGGACCCGTCGGCCTCGCCGCCGCAGCCCACCTCGCCGAGCGCGAGCTCTCCTTCCTGGTCCTGGAGGCAGGCGACCGCCCGGCCGCCGCCGTCGCCGAGTGGGGCCACGTGCGCCTCTTCTCCCCGTGGCGCTACAACACCGATTCCGCCGCCGCTCGGCTGCTCGCCGCGACCGCGTGGACCGCGCCCGACCCCGAGCGGCTGCCCACCGGCGATGAGCTCATCACCGGATACCTGCGACCCCTCGCCGGACTGCCCGCCATCGCACCCCACATCCGCTACGGGGCCAGGGTGGCGGCGGTGACCCGGCAGGGCTTCGACCGGGTCCGCACCGCCGGCCGCGACGAGGCACCGTTCCTGGTCCGCCTCACCTCCGGCGAGGAACTCCTGGCCCGCGCGGTCGTCGACGCCTCGGGTACCTGGACCGCCCCCAACCACCTCGGTGCCTCCGGCATCCCCGCCATCGGCGAGGCCGCCACGGACCGGATCGCCCACGCCCTGCCCGACGTGCTCGGGGCCGACCGCGATCGCCACGCGGGCCGGCACACCCTCGTCGTCGGCTCCGGGCACTCCGCCGCGACCACCCTGCTCGCCCTCGCCGAGCTCGCCGAGCAGGCACCCGCCACGACGATCACCTGGGCCATCCGCGCCGGTGGCGCCGCCCGCACCTATGGCGGGGGCGATGCCGATGCCCTGCCCGCACGCGGGAAGATCGGCAGCCGGCTCCGCGATCACGTCGACACCGGCCGGGTACGCCTCGTCACCGGCTTCTTCACCCACCGCGTCACCACGACCGGGGACGGTGTGGCGGTGGTCAGCCGTGACCCCTACGGCACCGAGCAGACGCTCACCGCCGACATCGTCGTCAACGCGACTGGATTCCGCCCGGACCACTCGATCACCACCGAGCTGCGGCTGGACCTCGACCCGACCATGGGAGCCACCCGGGCGCTCGCGCCACTGATAGACCCCAACCGGCACTCCTGCGGCACCGTTCCGCCGCACGGCGTCGACGAGCTCGCCCACCCCGAGCCGGGCTACTTCGCCATCGGCGTCAAGTCCTACGGCCGGGCGCCGACCTTTCTGCTCGCCACGGGCTATGAGCAGGCACGGTCGGTCGTCGCCGCGCTCGCCGGGGACTGGGCGGCCGCCCGCGACGTGCGCCTGGAACTGCCCGCGACCGGCGTCTGCTCCACCAGCGAGCCGAGTACACCCGGCGCCGTCGGCCGCGGGCTCGCCACCGGTGTCAGCGGCGGCCTGCTCACCCTGCCGCTCGCCGGTGGCGACTGCTGCGCAAGCCGCTCGTAG